In Streptomyces longhuiensis, the following proteins share a genomic window:
- a CDS encoding ATP-binding SpoIIE family protein phosphatase, which translates to MTEHPTSHEGRRPAARPAAPADPRGALRRASDAFPAQGRPGATASADDADPARRAPASGASAPRGAAPERSGAAPAPEPPRRESGGGGVPGRRKPGSASGAGGSAPEHALSDAGPDDPHRPRPVPDRRSGQPRPPGTPVPMRRDGDRLRFVGAATRRIARGIDLDEIVMGLCRASVPTFSDVILVYLRDPLPVGDERPTGPVVLRLRRTDRLRLIEEGAEDPDTDGGGLLTMAAGTAQGDPVTAELCEVRTGGALAEVLRGVRPVFADSPAALAALPELLGDDPDLALPTGQRAILAPLRGRRRVIGAAVFLRRPERHAFENDDLLVAGQLATHSALGIDKAVLYGREAYIADELQRTMLPETLPRPTGVRLASRYLPAAETARVGGDWYDAIPLPGSRVALVVGDVMGHSMTSAAIMGQLRTTAQTLAGLDLPPQEVLHHLDEQAQRLGSDRMATCLYAVYDPVSHRITIANAGHPPPVLLHLGGRAEVLRVPPGAPIGVGGVDFEAVELDAPAGATLLLYTDGLVESRLRDVWTGIEQLRERLAATAQLTGPDHPPPLEALCDEVLDMLGPGDRDDDIALLAARFDGIAPSDVAYWLLDPEDAAPGRARRLARSALARWDLEELTDSVELLVSEVVTNAVRYASRPVTLRLLRTDVLRCEVGDDVPQLPRLRQARATDEGGRGLYLVNRLARRWGATRLSTGKVVWFELPHGNGTA; encoded by the coding sequence GTGACGGAGCACCCCACCTCCCACGAGGGCCGCCGGCCGGCCGCCCGCCCCGCCGCCCCCGCGGACCCCCGCGGGGCACTGAGGCGCGCCTCCGACGCGTTCCCCGCTCAGGGGCGCCCCGGAGCGACCGCGTCCGCCGACGACGCCGATCCCGCGCGCCGCGCGCCCGCGTCAGGCGCCTCCGCACCGCGCGGCGCCGCGCCCGAGCGCTCCGGCGCGGCACCCGCACCCGAGCCGCCGCGCCGTGAGAGCGGTGGCGGTGGCGTGCCCGGGCGGCGCAAGCCCGGTTCCGCCTCCGGGGCCGGTGGGAGCGCGCCCGAGCACGCCCTGTCGGACGCCGGACCGGACGATCCGCACCGGCCGAGGCCCGTGCCCGACCGGCGGAGCGGACAGCCGCGGCCGCCGGGGACACCCGTCCCGATGCGGCGGGACGGGGACCGGCTGCGCTTCGTGGGCGCCGCGACCCGGCGGATCGCCCGCGGAATCGATCTCGACGAGATCGTCATGGGCCTGTGCCGCGCGTCCGTACCCACGTTCTCCGACGTGATCCTGGTGTATCTGCGGGACCCGCTGCCGGTCGGCGACGAGCGGCCCACCGGGCCCGTCGTGCTGCGGCTGCGCAGGACGGACCGGCTGCGCCTCATCGAGGAGGGCGCCGAGGACCCGGACACCGACGGCGGCGGACTCCTGACGATGGCGGCCGGCACCGCCCAGGGCGACCCCGTCACCGCCGAGCTGTGCGAGGTGCGGACCGGCGGCGCGCTGGCCGAGGTGCTCAGGGGCGTACGGCCCGTGTTCGCGGACTCGCCCGCCGCCCTGGCCGCGCTGCCGGAGCTCCTCGGCGACGACCCGGACCTCGCCCTGCCCACCGGGCAGCGGGCGATCCTCGCGCCGCTGCGCGGGCGCCGCCGTGTCATCGGCGCGGCCGTCTTCCTGCGCCGCCCCGAGCGCCACGCGTTCGAGAACGACGACCTGCTGGTCGCGGGGCAGTTGGCCACGCACAGCGCGCTCGGCATCGACAAGGCCGTCCTGTACGGCCGCGAGGCGTACATCGCCGACGAGCTCCAGCGCACGATGCTGCCCGAGACGCTGCCGCGGCCGACGGGCGTGCGCCTCGCGTCCCGGTATCTGCCGGCCGCGGAGACCGCGCGCGTGGGCGGCGACTGGTACGACGCGATCCCGCTGCCCGGCAGCCGCGTCGCCCTGGTCGTGGGCGACGTCATGGGCCACTCCATGACGTCCGCCGCGATCATGGGCCAGCTCCGCACGACCGCGCAGACCCTCGCCGGTCTCGACCTGCCGCCGCAGGAGGTCCTGCACCATCTGGACGAGCAGGCCCAGCGCCTCGGCAGCGACCGCATGGCGACCTGTCTGTACGCGGTCTACGACCCGGTCTCGCACCGCATCACCATCGCCAACGCGGGCCACCCGCCGCCGGTCCTGCTGCATCTGGGCGGCCGCGCCGAGGTGCTGCGGGTCCCGCCGGGCGCCCCGATCGGTGTCGGCGGCGTCGACTTCGAGGCGGTCGAGCTGGACGCCCCGGCGGGCGCGACGCTCCTCCTCTACACGGACGGTCTGGTCGAGTCGCGGCTGCGGGACGTGTGGACCGGGATAGAGCAGCTGCGGGAGCGGCTCGCCGCGACGGCCCAGCTGACGGGTCCCGACCATCCGCCGCCACTCGAGGCGCTGTGCGACGAGGTCCTCGACATGCTCGGCCCGGGCGACCGGGACGACGACATCGCGCTGCTCGCGGCCCGGTTCGACGGGATCGCGCCGAGCGACGTCGCCTACTGGCTCCTCGACCCCGAGGACGCGGCGCCGGGCCGGGCCCGCCGCCTGGCGCGCAGCGCGCTCGCCCGGTGGGACCTGGAGGAGCTGACGGACTCGGTGGAGCTCCTTGTCAGCGAGGTCGTGACGAACGCCGTGCGGTACGCGTCCCGGCCCGTCACGCTGCGCCTGCTGCGGACCGACGTGCTGCGCTGCGAGGTCGGCGACGACGTGCCTCAGCTGCCCCGGCTGCGCCAGGCCCGCGCCACCGACGAGGGCGGGCGCGGCCTGTACCTGGTCAACAGGCTGGCGCGGCGCTGGGGTGCGACGCGGCTGAGCACCGGCAAGGTCGTGTGGTTCGAGCTGCCGCACGGGAACGGCACCGCCTGA
- the fomD gene encoding cytidylyl-2-hydroxypropylphosphonate hydrolase: MTDRTSILAGGTDGGVGRWAPGSRILWRYRTNGGDGFHICRPVTVVEDSAELLAVWLAPGTECVKPVLADGTPVHEEPLATRYTKPRTVLRDRWFGTGVLKLARPGEPWSVWLFWEPGWQFRNWYVNLEQPQVRWAGGVDSEDHFLDLSVYADRTWRWLDEDEFAQAQIAGLMSAAQAESVRRAGRAAVEVIEDWGHPFPDGWQHWRPDPSWPVPALPGDWDRTPAQVSS; encoded by the coding sequence ATGACGGACCGGACGAGCATTCTGGCGGGTGGGACCGACGGCGGCGTTGGGCGTTGGGCGCCCGGCAGCCGGATTCTGTGGCGCTACCGGACGAACGGCGGGGACGGCTTCCACATCTGCCGCCCCGTCACGGTCGTCGAGGACAGCGCCGAGTTGCTCGCCGTGTGGCTGGCACCCGGCACCGAGTGCGTGAAACCGGTCCTGGCCGACGGCACACCGGTGCACGAGGAGCCGCTGGCCACCCGGTACACGAAGCCGCGCACCGTGCTGCGCGACCGGTGGTTCGGCACCGGCGTCCTGAAGCTGGCGCGGCCCGGCGAGCCCTGGTCGGTGTGGCTGTTCTGGGAGCCGGGCTGGCAGTTCAGGAACTGGTACGTGAATCTGGAGCAGCCGCAGGTGCGCTGGGCCGGCGGCGTGGACTCCGAGGACCACTTCCTCGACCTGTCGGTCTACGCGGACCGCACCTGGCGCTGGCTCGACGAGGACGAGTTCGCGCAGGCGCAGATCGCGGGCCTGATGAGCGCGGCGCAGGCGGAATCCGTACGCAGAGCGGGGCGCGCCGCGGTCGAGGTGATCGAGGACTGGGGGCACCCGTTCCCCGACGGCTGGCAGCACTGGCGGCCCGATCCGTCGTGGCCGGTTCCCGCGCTTCCGGGTGACTGGGACCGTACGCCCGCGCAAGTGTCCTCATGA
- a CDS encoding SPFH domain-containing protein: protein MSETDTTADVPEMPKPRVKEVVAHSIGGGLALLLGLLGLIAGVALIATGASLPSAGAKAGLIVLGVVVAIVAFFAMCGLNMVAPGEARVVQLFGRYRGTIREDGLRWVNPLTSRTKISTRVRNHETAVLKVNDAYGNPIELAAVVVWRVEDTAQATFEVDNFLEFVATQTEAAVRHIAIEYPYDAHDEAGLSLRGNAEEITEKLAVELHARVETAGVQIIESRFTHLAYAPEIASAMLQRQQAGAVVAARRLIVDGAVGMVEDALARITEQDFVALDEERKAAMVSNLLVVLCGDRAAQPVLNTGTLYQ, encoded by the coding sequence ATGTCCGAGACGGACACCACAGCCGACGTACCCGAGATGCCCAAGCCGCGCGTCAAGGAGGTCGTCGCCCACAGCATCGGCGGCGGGCTCGCCCTGCTGCTGGGCCTGCTCGGCCTCATCGCGGGCGTCGCCCTCATCGCGACCGGCGCTTCACTGCCCTCGGCGGGCGCGAAGGCGGGCCTGATCGTCCTCGGCGTCGTGGTCGCGATAGTCGCGTTCTTCGCGATGTGCGGGCTGAACATGGTGGCGCCGGGCGAGGCCCGCGTCGTCCAGCTCTTCGGCCGCTACCGGGGCACGATCCGCGAGGACGGCCTGCGCTGGGTGAACCCGCTGACGTCCCGCACCAAGATCTCGACCCGCGTACGCAACCACGAGACGGCCGTCCTCAAGGTCAACGACGCCTACGGCAACCCGATCGAGCTGGCCGCCGTCGTCGTGTGGCGCGTCGAGGACACGGCGCAGGCCACCTTCGAGGTCGACAACTTCCTGGAGTTCGTGGCCACGCAGACCGAGGCCGCCGTGCGGCACATCGCCATCGAGTACCCCTACGACGCGCACGACGAGGCCGGCCTCTCGCTGCGCGGCAACGCCGAGGAGATCACCGAGAAGCTCGCCGTCGAGCTCCACGCGCGCGTGGAGACCGCGGGCGTGCAGATCATCGAGTCCCGGTTCACGCACCTCGCGTACGCCCCCGAGATCGCCTCGGCCATGCTCCAGCGCCAGCAGGCGGGCGCCGTGGTCGCGGCACGGCGGCTCATCGTGGACGGCGCGGTCGGCATGGTCGAGGACGCGCTCGCCCGGATCACGGAGCAGGACTTCGTGGCGCTCGACGAGGAGCGCAAGGCGGCCATGGTCAGCAATCTGCTCGTGGTCCTGTGCGGTGACCGCGCCGCCCAGCCGGTCCTGAACACGGGAACGCTCTACCAGTGA
- a CDS encoding class I SAM-dependent DNA methyltransferase, whose product MSTRSSRGGGTVSHGSEGYETYEESGNSRRTPAPDRTGQAEAFDAIGARYDDAFPHKEGQLAAVDALLAGLAPGSRILEVGCGTGVPTSRQLAHAGHSVVGVDLSAGMLELARKNVPEAEFHQLDLASLRPEPGQEKGELGQFDAVTCFFTLLMLPRAEIPAALRLLRSMLRPGGLLALSMVEADLDDAEIPFLGHTIRVSGFLRDELRQVVRDAGLEITGEHTYAYAPASTDVPPEHQLFFNCRRAGK is encoded by the coding sequence ATGTCAACGAGGTCATCGAGGGGCGGCGGGACCGTGAGTCACGGCAGCGAGGGTTACGAGACGTACGAGGAGTCCGGGAACAGCCGCCGGACCCCGGCGCCCGACCGTACGGGCCAGGCCGAGGCCTTCGACGCGATCGGCGCCCGCTACGACGACGCCTTCCCGCACAAGGAGGGCCAGTTGGCCGCGGTCGACGCGCTCCTCGCGGGCCTCGCGCCCGGCTCGCGCATACTCGAGGTGGGCTGCGGTACGGGAGTTCCGACGAGCCGTCAACTGGCGCACGCGGGACACTCGGTGGTCGGCGTGGACCTGTCGGCCGGCATGCTGGAGCTCGCCCGCAAGAACGTGCCCGAGGCCGAGTTCCACCAGCTGGACCTCGCGTCACTGAGACCCGAACCGGGCCAAGAAAAGGGCGAGTTGGGCCAGTTCGACGCCGTCACCTGCTTCTTCACGCTGCTGATGCTGCCGCGCGCGGAGATCCCCGCGGCGCTGCGGCTGCTGCGCTCGATGCTCCGGCCCGGTGGGCTGCTCGCCCTGTCGATGGTCGAGGCCGATCTGGACGACGCCGAGATTCCGTTCCTGGGGCACACAATCCGGGTATCGGGTTTTCTGCGGGACGAGCTGCGCCAGGTCGTACGCGACGCGGGACTGGAGATCACCGGCGAGCACACGTACGCGTACGCTCCGGCAAGCACCGATGTACCACCCGAACACCAGCTGTTCTTCAACTGCCGGCGCGCCGGAAAGTGA
- a CDS encoding transglycosylase domain-containing protein, which yields MGRADERRARQRGGARRAGRGGSSTRRTGIRRLFTWKKILGAFFGFVLLCMGAFIVLYLVIDVPEGNPDATRQSNVYKYSNGDTMARIGQVNREIVDLSEVPKPVQETFVAAENKTFYKDKGIDLKGTARGVINTVTGKGKQGGSTITQQYVKNYYLTQDQTVTRKLKELVISLKVDRKKSKDDILAGYINTSFYGRSSWGIQAAAQAYYHVDAKKLTVEQGAYLAALLQAPNQYDWGIASDTGKRLAVARWNYVLDNMVDMHWLSASERKGMTFPKPKAPKAAAGLEGQEGYLYTAAKAEVMKDLNLTEAQFDAGGYTVTLNIDRKKQKQLEKSVKQQLTDHLDPKTKKPDSRVQAGAASVDPKTGKVLALYGGEGLSEHYVNNATRTDYQPASTFKPLILAAALENNATTQSGQSIKASTIYDGTNKRPVVVDGKKVGFAPPNEDDHSYGPVTVQTAMNKSINSVFAQMGVDVGMDQVMATAKKLGMDDADLKPYPAQTLGTMGASPMEMAGVYATLDNHGKQVTPQIVKSVSKQGQDVPLPDAIGNRVISRGAADSITSVLTGVVDDGTAKVSVRDNPARDGRQVAGKTGTSDDNKSAWFTGYTPDLVTSVGLFGEGALKTSEAGNQVPMKGAGGLPRVDGGSFPARIWAQYTFNSASPSAEFDLDTDMGAAVEVPSTPQDTPSAPESTPEDTPSAPESTPEDTPSAPESTPESTPPTDDPSGGVTPPTGPSSPTFGIPEDPADSGSNKPRGLNG from the coding sequence ATGGGTCGAGCGGACGAGAGACGAGCACGGCAGCGCGGCGGCGCGCGCCGGGCGGGGCGCGGGGGCTCGTCCACCCGGCGGACGGGTATACGCCGTCTCTTCACCTGGAAGAAGATCCTGGGGGCGTTCTTCGGGTTCGTGCTGCTGTGCATGGGCGCGTTCATCGTGCTCTACCTGGTGATCGACGTCCCCGAGGGCAACCCGGACGCGACGCGGCAGAGCAACGTCTACAAGTACAGCAACGGCGACACCATGGCCCGTATCGGCCAGGTGAACCGCGAGATCGTCGACCTCTCCGAGGTGCCCAAGCCGGTCCAGGAGACCTTCGTCGCCGCCGAGAACAAGACGTTCTACAAGGACAAGGGCATCGACCTGAAGGGCACCGCCCGCGGTGTGATCAACACGGTCACCGGCAAGGGCAAGCAGGGTGGTTCGACGATCACCCAGCAGTACGTGAAGAACTACTACCTCACGCAGGACCAGACCGTCACGCGCAAGCTGAAGGAACTGGTCATCTCGCTGAAGGTGGACCGCAAGAAGTCCAAGGACGACATCCTCGCGGGCTACATCAACACCAGCTTCTACGGCCGCAGTTCGTGGGGCATCCAGGCCGCCGCCCAGGCCTACTACCACGTCGACGCCAAGAAGCTGACCGTGGAGCAGGGCGCGTATCTCGCGGCGCTCCTCCAGGCCCCGAACCAGTACGACTGGGGCATCGCCTCGGACACCGGCAAGAGGCTCGCCGTGGCCCGCTGGAACTACGTCCTGGACAACATGGTCGACATGCACTGGCTCAGCGCGAGCGAGCGCAAGGGTATGACGTTCCCCAAGCCGAAGGCGCCGAAGGCCGCCGCCGGGCTCGAGGGCCAGGAGGGCTACCTCTACACCGCCGCCAAGGCCGAGGTGATGAAGGACCTGAACCTCACCGAGGCGCAGTTCGACGCGGGCGGTTACACGGTCACCCTCAACATCGACCGCAAGAAGCAGAAGCAGCTGGAGAAGTCGGTCAAGCAGCAGCTGACCGACCACCTGGACCCGAAGACCAAGAAGCCCGACTCCCGGGTGCAAGCCGGTGCCGCCTCGGTCGACCCGAAGACCGGCAAGGTCCTCGCGCTGTACGGCGGTGAAGGGCTCAGCGAGCACTACGTCAACAACGCGACCCGCACCGACTACCAGCCGGCCTCCACCTTCAAGCCGCTGATCCTCGCGGCCGCCCTGGAGAACAACGCCACGACGCAGAGCGGGCAGTCGATCAAGGCGAGCACGATCTACGACGGCACCAACAAGCGGCCGGTCGTGGTCGACGGGAAGAAGGTCGGCTTCGCGCCGCCGAACGAGGACGACCACAGCTACGGCCCGGTCACGGTGCAGACCGCCATGAACAAGTCCATCAACTCCGTCTTCGCGCAGATGGGCGTCGATGTCGGCATGGACCAGGTCATGGCGACGGCCAAGAAGCTCGGCATGGACGACGCCGACCTCAAGCCGTACCCGGCGCAGACCCTGGGCACCATGGGCGCGAGCCCGATGGAGATGGCCGGTGTCTACGCGACGCTCGACAACCACGGCAAGCAGGTCACTCCGCAGATCGTGAAGTCCGTGTCCAAGCAGGGCCAGGACGTCCCGCTGCCGGACGCGATAGGCAACCGGGTGATCAGCCGCGGCGCCGCGGACTCGATCACCTCGGTCCTGACCGGCGTGGTCGACGACGGTACGGCGAAGGTCTCGGTGCGTGACAACCCGGCCCGCGACGGCCGGCAGGTCGCGGGTAAGACCGGTACCTCCGACGACAACAAGTCGGCCTGGTTCACCGGCTACACGCCGGATCTGGTCACCTCGGTGGGTCTGTTCGGCGAGGGCGCGCTGAAGACCTCGGAGGCAGGCAACCAGGTGCCGATGAAGGGCGCCGGCGGTCTGCCCCGCGTCGACGGCGGCAGCTTCCCGGCCCGCATCTGGGCCCAGTACACCTTCAACTCGGCGAGTCCTAGCGCCGAGTTCGACCTCGACACGGACATGGGCGCGGCCGTCGAGGTGCCGTCCACCCCGCAGGACACCCCGAGTGCCCCCGAGTCGACCCCGGAGGACACGCCGAGCGCTCCCGAGTCCACCCCCGAGGACACCCCGAGTGCCCCCGAGTCGACCCCGGAGTCCACCCCGCCGACCGACGACCCGTCAGGCGGTGTCACGCCCCCGACCGGCCCGTCGTCGCCGACCTTCGGAATCCCCGAGGACCCGGCCGACTCGGGCAGCAACAAGCCACGCGGCCTGAACGGCTGA